CTTAGGCAAACAATTTTGAAAAATGCACACATATTTAAGGCCATAAACAGACAGAGAGAACGAGATTAAGAATTGTGGGAAACTTCAAACAATTTGAAGTATTAAGGCATAATATGTCTCACGGAACTGATTGTATCAAGTATATAGCAATAGTATCTGAAACACTGGCAAAGATTAAACTAAGTACTAAATCTTCTGAGGTCTAAACATGCTGATCCTTGTTACGTGATATTAACATAAAATAACTCGATTACTACAGAAAATTTAAAGTGGTTATTAACACTGTATTGTCCGATTCTGCAGTAGTGATTATGTTCAACCTGAAATCCATTTCAAGTAAACTGTACCTTCATGAAATCTTCATGGATTACATAATCTCGTTCAGCACGAATAGCTGACATCCCAGCTTCGGTGCAAACATTACGAAGATCAGCTCCATTGAACCCCTAGGAAATGTGTTTTGTCAAAACATCATTTCAACAAATTTGAAAAATGATATTAAGAAGTCATTGAACATGGGCAACTCACCTCAGCTAGCTTAACAACAGCCTCATAATCGATTTCCCCATGCTTGGCAATTCCAGCAGCatgaatttttaaaatttccatTCTTGACTGTTCATTTGGCAATGGAATCTCTATTTTTCTGTCTAATCTGCCTGGACGTAAAAGTGCCGGGTCTAGAACATCTGGTCTATTTGTAGCCATGATCATTTTTACCTATATCATTGATATAAACCACGATTACATATTTAAATAGACTGTAAAGATAAACAAAACAAGGTTGGTTGAACAGTGAAATAAGATGAACAGCATCTAGATTTAATTTAATCAAAACCTTTCCAAGCTGGTCAAAACCATCTAGCTGGTTTAGCAACTCCATAAGTGTTCGCTGAATTTCACGATCAGCACTAGTTCCCTCACTGAAACGGCGTCCTCCAATGGCATCAATCTCATCCATGAAAATGATGCATGGCTGTGGACAAAAAAAAATTCAGGAATCCAAACTAACATACATGTTTCTGTATACCAAAAGTCCCAAATATCCATAAATTTCTTCTCTAGCCTTACTTGGTGATCACGAGCATAACCAAACATTTCCCTGATCAATCTTGCACTCTCGCCAATGTATTTATCGATTATGGCACTTGAAACAACCTGTATTTTACCATATGGGAAAGTTATTTACCTATATTATGAGTTCTGAAACACAATTTAAAAAAAGGGACATGAGGTAGCAACAAAAAACTAAGGCCGTGTTTGTTTCAAGGGATTATTTCCTCCGGACTGTTACTTTATTCATATGGAATACGAGTCCTTTAAAATGTCAGATAAATAAGGTAAGAGTCAAGGGACTACAATCGATCGAAACAAACATAGCCTAAAGGTCTTACCTTTAAGAAGTTGGCATCTATATTGCTAGCAATTGCTCTTGCTAACAGTGTCTTGCCTGTTCCAGGAGGTCCATATAGAAGAACACCCTAACATATGAAGAAAACTTGCAGTAAGTCAACAATTTGCATTCAAATAAAGCTAAAGCAGAACTGCATTACAATTGAAGTGTGTTTCTGTGTAATTTACCTTGGGAGGCTTAATGCCAACCCTTAAGAATAGCTCCGGGTTCATCAGAGGCAATTCTATGGATTCTCTGAGTTCTCGGATCTGATCTGAGAGACCTCCAACAGCTGAATAGCTAACGTTTCCAGGATCTTCATGAAGCATGTTATACACAACTGGATCGACCTGACAAACAAAGAAGATTATTACCACCAAACTCCTAAAGTTTATAAGCCAGGAACAAAATGTATACATCAAAACAAGCATATCAGAAACCAGAAGATAAAGTATAACTAACCTCACGGGGTAGAGCTCGCATAATTGTGAGAGTAGTCATATCAAGAACTACTCTTGTTCCAGCAGTGAGTTTCTCCTTGTCCACCTTACTACGACAGCCAACCACATACCTTGGACCGCTACTGGCTTTAACTATCACTGAAATTGAAACCCATACACATTAACAGAGGAATATTTAACATAACAAACAAATTAATTCAACATAAAATATAAATCAAAGACATTACTTACATCGCTCATTATCCAACGGCCTCAAGACTTCACCAATAATTTGCCCAACGCTCTGAAGCGACTTCAAATCATCTTCAGTCTTAGCATACTCCTTTTTTACAGTACGCAAACTATCTCTCACTATTTAACCAAAAAAACAAACAATATCAAATATCGCACCAAAATCATATCATCTGTCCCTCACTAAAACTGCACTACACCTAAATAAATCCATTAACCTCATATAATCAACCGTAAACATTAAACCCTAATGTATTCCAGCTAAAGCACTCATATACAAAATCACAAGCCTCAAAGCCAACATTTTTACCTAACTGACTTCCTAAAACACGTTACATAAACTAATAATCGAAACCGACAAAATGTATCATGCAATCAAGGTCAAGTACTAATCAATCAAATATCACAAATAACAGACTATCAATAtcattatatataattaaattgaACATAATAGAACTCACAATCGATTACgaaaaaatatagaaactatAACCTAATTGAGGTAAAAAAAACATATTCTATCCACTAATGATCGAAACCGACAAAATGTACCATTAACTCAAGGTCAAGTACTAATTAATAAACAGCACAACTAACAATTAGATAATCACTACTAGTATCATTACAAATAATCTAATTGAACATAATAACACACACAATCGATTACGAAACAATATAAAAACTATAACCTAACTGAGGTGAAAAACACACTATATCCAGTAATATCCGAAACCGACAAAATGTATCATTAACTCAAGGCCAAGCACTAATCAATAAACAGAACAAGTAACAATTAGATAATCAATACTTGTATCATTACAAATAATCTAATTGAACATAATAAACACACAATCGAGTACGAAACAATACGAATCTACATCTAACGATTAAATACGATACGTTACGATACGATAGACAAGGATATGAGTATAGAGGGAAAGGAGCTAGGGTTTGGAGAAAGTGGATCTAACGAACCTGCGCGAACACGAGAATCGAGCTCTTTGTGTTGGAGTAGCTTTTTCCGGTAATCGGCGGTTCCGACGCGGCGGCGAACGGCTTCTTCGGTCTCGCCTGACATTTGAGAGATTGtaatttgagagagagagagagagatgagagagataGAGATGTGAAGAGAAGGtgtgtttaaaactgaaattccCAACTTGAGGAACAAGATAGTGGTGTTTTTTACTTAAATGGTTCGCGGGTCGGGTTTTTTGGTTTTTTTAGCCTATCCTCCgcatttctttttctttttttataagTCGTCCTTCTCGTCTTGTTTCgagaaattatcaaaaatactaatttttttttacGATTTTactattttctaaatttttttgcaaaaatatagAATCGACTAAAATCAAGAAGATATGGAACTATCCGAATCGAGTTTTTTTATTGCATGATGTTACATGTAGTTGAAGAAATTACTCGAAAATTGCATTTAGTAGAATTAAGTTATAAAAATCGTATATTTGCaattgaaaaatagtatttttgcaaattaaaatttatttttacaatttttttaaaatgatagTATTTTTGCAAAGATATTTTTAGCCCTGGGTATTTTTTAAAAAAGCCCCTTCTTTTTTGCTTAcactaatttttttataaattaataacGTTGAGACCggtaaattttattaatttatcaaAATTGTTAAATAATCGAGATTACATATACATTGTCGTTATTATAACGGGatcaaaaatttatttttgaaaatattaattTGTAGTGAgttattaatttatcgattatTAATTAATGAAGGTTTTACTTTGTACGGTGATTTATAACCATTAATTAAATTGGGATAAGAAATCTCTCTCAAAAGGAGGCAAAGAGATTATAATAAAATTTGTTGCACATACCTTACCCAACTTTTCCATGAGTGTCTTTCTTCTTCCAGTTGAAATTTGCAAGGAGTTGGAAATGGCAATGTCTAAGTTTTGGTGAAAATTTGACAGTTCAAAAGATAAAAGCGTCTATTGGATGTGTTGGAGATTAACTGCAGTCAAGTGCAAGGGTGGTATGGGCTTTAAAAATCTTCGAGATTTTAACACAGCATTATTAGGAAATCAAACATGGAGGCTAATCTCATTTCCGGACAAGCTGGTTAGTCGTATTCTTATAAAGCAAGGTATTATCCATCTGGTCCTTCTTAATAGCTAAATTGGGATCCAACCCTAGTTATATTTGGCGTAGCGTGATGGAAGCTCAAGCTTTACTGGTTCAGGGCATTTCTTGCTGTATTGGAAATGGGCAAACAATGGACATCACAAATTCTTCGTGGTTGCCATCAATCGAAGACCCGTTTGTTCACTCAGATAATGAGGCCATATCTAATCAGAAAGTTGCTTCGTTGTTCAAGATCGATGAAAAGGCTTGGGACGTAAAGTTGGTTTTGGACGTCTTTGAGGAGAGGGATGCTGAATTGATTCTTTCCATTCCTCTTACTGAAAATGACAAGGACACCTGGTATTGGCTCCACGAGAAAATGGGCCACTATTCAGTGAAAAGTGACCATAATGTCATCCAAGCATCCAAAAATCAGCCTAATACAGTGGATAATTCGGGGTTTTGGAGGAAGTTATGGAATCTGAAGATACCGAATAAAGTTAAGAATTTTCTGTGGCGAGCCTCGTCCAACTGTTTGCCTACAAAAGATACTCTGCAGGCCATAAGAATTCTGGTTAATGCTCAGTGTCCAGTTTGCAACCTCTGTGACGAATCAGCTATACATTCGCTTGTCACATGCTCATTTGCTGTAGAGTGCCATCAGTTTTCGTCTGTCAAGCAAGTTGCAGGTGACTATCATATTTTTACTGAGTGGCTCCAGTTGGTATTCGAGCAGAGTAATAACAGAGATATATGTATCCACGTAACAGTTTGTAGGTTCTTGTGGAAAAATCGTAACGACATAGTTTGGAAGCAGCGAGGTGTTAGTGTCCCTGAAGTAGTTCATACAACGTTGTCTTTTCTTAACCAATGGAAAGCTGCTCAAGATAAGAATTTTGATCCGTTTCTGAGTTTCATGACTCAGGAAGACGGTTTAGAACAGTGGTGTCCCTTATCGTCAAATAGTGTTAAGGTGAACGTAGATGCAGTTTTATTCACGGATCCAAATCGCTACAGTTATGCTATTGTTGTTCGTGACCACTTAGGACATCTTGTCCAGGCCATGTCAAAATGCTCTCTAGGAAAGTCGTCTCCCGAGCTAGCAGAGAGTGTAGGCATCAGAAAAGCCCTTAGTTGGCTCAAACGAAGTAGCGTCTCGAATGGTATAGTTGAATCTGATTCCCTCCAGGTTATTTCAGTTGATTCGCAGTTCTTTCTCAAGTTACTCGTATTTAGGGAAGGTTGTGAATGATTGCAGACACCTATTGGAGGACTTAAGAAGCCAGAATGTATTGATTCGTTTTGTTAAACGTTCCGCGAATAAAGTAGCTCATTATCTAGCGAGGTATAGCTGTTCAATAGCTGAGCGTAAGTGGGATATGGAAAATGTCCACCCTGCTTTTTCTTATGTTCTTTGTAAAGATTTGAGTGAGTAATAAAATCTTTACCTTCCGTggcaaaaaaaaataaaaataaatggaGATCGGAATTAGACTGTACAAATACGTTAGATTTATCTTCACAAAACTGTATATCTCAACGATATGAGCCAAGATTGTGCTTTATAATGCAAGATCTACTCAACCATAGTAATTTTTGCCGAGGGCTTTTTTATTTTAATCTCTTTTATGGGGTCTTTAAGTTTTTGATTGAATGCCAGATGACCTTGGAGATGAGACATGAACAAACACAAGAAAAATTGAAATGATATTCCAATATATTTTGTTATACAATTTCGTTCCGATTCTCATTAACGAATTTAAATTTTACGGTTCTTTGTTAATCTTTGTATCAGTGAACGTGAACTGAATCGGAAATCTTTAAGATGAAAAAACTAAGAGTTTCGTCAATTGCGGTCCAAATTTCTGTTATTATTTAACAAATTTGATTTACGAATATGAAATTAAAATTTATCATCTGACCGATAAAAGGGTCTAGTGTACTATTACAACTATTATGAATACTACAGAATTCAGAATCAATATCAAACATACAGTCCATACAAATTCAGAAGAGTGAACTATTTCGGTGATTCAGTATGTCATACAGTCCATACAATTCCACGAGACTGAACTATTTCGGTGATTCAGTATGTCGTCTAAACGATCCATTTCTCCTGAAATTACAAACTAACTACACATATACATTCAACATATCATACAAAAATATTATGCATCTTAACTTTACAAATATGCTAAGCTTCAATCTTTTTACTATATAACAATGTGTTTCATATAAAAGACCGGTAGCATGAAGAGCAGCTGCCTCTTAGTGACTAGCAGCTGAAAAACATCAGCAGCAAAAAACTTCTCATGCTACAAAATCATGCAACAAATGGGAGGAACCAAACCTGTGTTCTCGGTTCCCAGAATCCATGCAGTCAAAATCTACCGTCTCAGTTCCAACTTGAGTAGCTGTGGGATTGTAAACATCGTCCCGTCTCATGGAGACGAAATTATGGTGAGTGCCAACAGACATAGGTACACTGCTACCATCTTCACAATGATGCAGTCCCAATGTAAGTGAAATGCCACTTCTGTTCTCGAATCTCTCCAACTCAGGTATGCTGTATGTGGCCATGAATCTCTCATTTGGCTGAACAATTGTACCTGGAACGATGTTGTATTCATTTACACTGGGCCTTTGGTCCTCCCTTGATATTTCTGCGTTGTAGTGACTTTCGTTTTCTCTACAACTAAGAATGTTGAAAACTGACTCAGTGCTCGGTCCGACCATTTCCACATCAGGGACATGATTGGCATTTGATACGGAGAACTGTCCGGTGCTACATTCCATAGTTGCTGTAGAAGTTGAGCTATTTTGTACATCTTCCCCTCTATCCTCGGATATCTTCAAGTCCCTATTTGTAGCCTTTGTGACAACATCTGACGAGGAATTTGAATCCATTTCAGCATCACCAGCCTCTTCTTTGTACATTTCTTCAACCATAGGTTTCCAGAGGCGCACCCGTGCATTTATAAACCAGTTTGATACCTGAACCAGACCAAAACCATGTTTAGTACAAAGAAACTAGTTAACATAAGATATAATCCGTTGTCGTCCAGCGGTTAGGATATCTGGCTTTCACCCAGGAGACCCGGGTTCGATTCCCGGCAACGGAACCTTTTTAGCCTATTACAAAGTCGGCATTTTTTTCGGCCTTTTTTAGCCTTTAACTGTGCTTTTTGTTTGAACAAAGACATTGAAGAACTGAGCTATACAAAATTGGTTGAACAAAGACATTGAAGAACTGAGTTGTACGATACGAAATATACGATCCATTAACTGTGATTTTTGGTTGAACAAAGACATCGAAGAACTGAACTATAAGAAATTGAAAAACTGAGTTGTACGAAATATACGAGTCTGTGATATTTCTAACCAGTATTTGATAGGGATAACAATCATCAGCAGCATTATTGCCATCACTGACTAATATAAAGAAAATATGAAATTACACTACTTATGGTACTTATGGATGCACCGCCACTTATCTTTTTCCTGTCCGGATAAACATCAAAATCCAATCAATAAGATTATTAACTAATCTAATAAGGAGCACTAGGCAGTGCATTTTCCTGTCCGAATAAACGTCAAAATCCAATCACTAAGATTATTAACTAATCTAATAAGGAGCACTAGGTAGTGCTGAAGAGATTTATATTGTACTCAATACCAATTGCTTAACGTGGCTTGTCATGTTTCTGGTATTTCTCGAGGTTGAAACTTGCTGGTTCACCATCATTTATCTAAGAAGTAAGCTTTACTAGTGATGTATGCACAGTTTAAGCTATTAAAATTCACATATACATGGGCAGGAATTTATTGTTTATCCTGGTACAAGTTATGTAGATCATTATGTTTACCTGGCTTCTTGTCAAACCCGTCTGCCTTGCAAGCATGATCTTATCAGAATCCTTAGGGTAACTATAAAGGAAGAAAGTATTAGACATTGAACTAAAAATAAAAGACCATGAAAAGTAAAGCGGAAAGATACTGAAGAAAGTTATAGAGGAATTTACGGATGAAGAAAATGTTCAAATAGCCAAGCACGCAGAACAGTAACAGAGCTTTCGGGCAGTCCCCTCTGAGGTCTCCATGTGTGCTGTTGCATCATTCCAAGATGCTGAAGTGCTCTTTGTTGTCTAAGCTGCTGGTCCACAAAACGGAGACGAGATATTCCAACTCCCTTGCTATTTGCTGAACCATCATGCTCCCCGAGGCTTTTCTGAGTAACTCGGATTTGCCCATTTATTGTATCACGCAAGCAACGAAAGTGACATGAAATTGTTTGGAGAGCAAGTGCTGTGTAGGGCTTAGCTGCCCCACATCCAGCAATCACATCAAATGAAGATACTACAATCTGCATCTGATGAAAATACTGTCGATACCTTCTATCAACCTGTCCGCCAGAAATTGTAATTATCAGATACTGGAAGGAAGACATTAAGCTTTCTGAAATTCATGCTCCATGAATCAATACTTTTTAAGTTAGAAGGAATATGTACATTGTAACAGATAGAATGAGAGGTAACTGCCGATGATTTGGATGCAGAAGAACAAAACTTCAGACACTTTTCACGTTGTCATCATCAAGCAGGAGTTTATAGTACCTCTTGACATCTACTCTCCGTAGAGGCATACATCGGAATTACAATAATAGTTGGTATAGCAAGAAAGGAAATTGATACATGTCTTCAGTACATTACCATGTAGGCATATAATATACACCAGATTAAAAGTATGCGCATGAATAACATGGATAATGATTAAATTGGTTCTTTAGCCTTGAGTCCTTGACATATATCCTTTAAAACTTGCCTTACTTTTGAACAAATATTTTTGTGCACGCGAGTACTGGAATCGCAAACATTTTAGGTTACAGGTGTACTAAGACTTCAATTGTTTCATTTAAGTAAATTCATTAACGAGTGACTATGTCAAGCAAGGCCACTGTAAAGACAGGCATTAACAGTACGATGAAAAAGAATTTTAAGCCCCGCTACTCAAGTCTAATGATATTCTTTTATCAAATATATGCGGATAAATTTACATCAAAACTAGTAAAGCACGCGTATGAGCAGCAAAACCTTCAAGGCTATAAAATATGACTTGTGCAAATTTGACAATCTGGTTTTATTATCACAAAAAGCTCAAAGGGATGAAGAAAATTGGGTAGTTGATTAACTTCTAGAAAAATACTGCAATTCTTTACATTAAGATTGGTCTAACCTCATCCAGCATAGACAAAAGCTTTGTCATCTTGTTTTGCAGTTCCTGTTTTTCAGATGATGAAAGCTCGCTCGGATTGCTGATTGAATCTTGTGCATTGGATGAAGAAGGCACTGATGCTCCATTATTTGAAACCCCATCAACTTCTTTAGGGACCCTTTCTGAGTCTTTCTTGGAATCATGTTTCTTTAAAGTTTGGCGCACGTTAACAACTTCATCAAGAAGCTGTTGAGCTGCCTTTAAGTATTTAGAGTTGGGTATGTTTCGCGCAATATTCGACATCATGTATGGAGAAACATCCCCTTTCATTATGTCAGAACCACCTCCTTGAAAATCAGGTTTCATGTTTTCAGTGTTTCTTGATTGTTTACTTTGGGAGGTCTCATCATCTCTGAAAGTCAGGTTCTCCCCTGAAACTGATGTATTAGGACTCAAAAATGAAGAGGCCACTGGGTTATGACTTCTGTACTGCAGAGAGGAAGCTTGTATTCCAGATGGAATTTGTGGGCTAAGGCTGAGTGATAACCCCTGACCCTGCACATTTTGGACACCATGAAGAGTACTAGTGTCGCCTTCCATTGATTGCATCAGCATCATCTCATTTCTGCCATCCCTCCATGCGGTAAAATTATGCTCACCAGTCCGTGCTCCTCCAAGATTTGATAAAAACTCATGGTGTAAGACGGTAGAATCTGAGACACCTACAGGGGGAATACTAATGCCAGTGTTCTGTTGAGAATTCCCAACTAATGTATCTGCATATGGTCCAGATGAAGATGAGTAACTCACGTACATCATCGTCCCTGGGAGAACTGGCGCTCCCGAGAAAGAACCGGGCGTAGGTTCACTTGAATAGTTAGCTGGCACATAATCTCTTTCATTGCTTGAAGCAGGATAATAAGCAGCCATCAACCTTTTGTCAATCTTCAAATTCTTGTCACCTACAACCAACCATTGATTGATCATCAGTTGTTGTCGATGTAAACAGAGAAGTGTAAAACAAGATTAAGATGCCTAGTTGATAGTGACCTTTAGAAAAAGATCCTCAGGATCCTAATTAGACTTAATATACTCAGTCATGAGATACAAATCTAGAAATTTAAACATCTTAACAGCAAACTTTTAAAATAATCTTTGGTTGCTTGAAGAATTTCATGCATAGCAAGTACATTCCCATATCAAGAGGATCTCGGTTAGCAAACCGACCTTGAGTGCTTAATGACATTCAAACCACAGCCAAAAATACCAGAAACCTATCTATGCACTTGCAATTAACACAGAGGCAACAAAAGTATGTATCGAGATTTTCTTTATCTTTTTTTTTGCTGACAAACATGTTGTTTGTTCATCCAAGAAATCGGTAAGTTACCGAATATCAGACAAACCAGACAGAAACCAAACAAGAACAAAAGAACCCCCATCCCACACCACACCCTTATCTTCATTAGTCCATGATTTTGTTTACCAGATGAAAGAAACCAACACAACATCACTGAAGTACCTAAAAGACATTATCAAAAGGAAAGAACAGCAAACCAGAATTATATAAAATCATGCAAATTCTAAGATTTATTCAAGTAAATTCTCAAAAAATAGAAGAAATTCAGAATCTAAAAATTAAACAAATTTAGCACAAGAAAGCACAAGAAAACACAGACATCAATTCTCAGCTAAATTATATTCCAAAattcttcatcatcatcatcagtcaTCACCAAGAAACAAAGCAAAATCTTTAAGACCATatcagcaaaacaagaaacatGAAAACAAAGTTGAGACAAGTTAacaataaattatattaaaaacataaaataatacATACATAAAACCCATAAACAAAACACACAGCTGTGTGTGTGTTGGGGAACAAAAAGCTCTGATCAGCCCAAACAATCCACCTTGAACAGAGACATACAGATCCCAGAAACAAACCCCATCAAGAAAAATCCCACCTTTTCATCAATCAATCTCTTTCACACAATTTTACTAAACaactaaaaacaaaaaaaaaataaactTGTTGGAGCTTGAAAGATCAAAGTACACAATAACTCATCATAAAAATCTCTTTTCACTTTTTCTCTTATCAAaagtgtgtgtttgtgtgtgtctATTCTCTTATCTATCATTCCTTTCACACCCACGTGAGATagctactctctctctctctctctctctgtgaCTCTCTCAGTCCCTCTCTCTCTCTatgactctctctctctctgataATAACCGTGTGTGTCACTTCCTCTTTTTGTTTTTTACCTCAAAAATGAGAATCTTGAAATCATGTAATAAAAACATGTACTACTACTAACATAAGATGAGGGGGGAGTTGTGTGATAATATTAAGGTAAGGTTTAATATGAAGTGAGCAAGTACAAGTAGAGTTAGTAGTTAGAAATGTTGGCGTTGGTTAACGAGGGTGGTGGTGGTGATGATGTTTGGTTAAGATGTGCAATCCTCTAACTACCAGTTGGTGATCTTACCTAAACCCCACCCCACCTTCTCTTAAACCTCTTTATTTGTGTGTGATCATGATCATCATATGTAACTAAGTTCTTAAGTTTGCTACAATATCCACCATCATTATTCAACTATGTTGTTTTAATATAAAACATAGCACAAAAGGTCTTGGAAATGAGTTTTTTTAATAATGCTACTTATCCAAAATCCGTACCAAAATAGTTATAAAATGACGTGACTGTACAAGTGTTGAAATT
This sequence is a window from Apium graveolens cultivar Ventura chromosome 9, ASM990537v1, whole genome shotgun sequence. Protein-coding genes within it:
- the LOC141684376 gene encoding 26S proteasome regulatory subunit 10B homolog A, which gives rise to MSGETEEAVRRRVGTADYRKKLLQHKELDSRVRAVRDSLRTVKKEYAKTEDDLKSLQSVGQIIGEVLRPLDNERLIVKASSGPRYVVGCRSKVDKEKLTAGTRVVLDMTTLTIMRALPREVDPVVYNMLHEDPGNVSYSAVGGLSDQIRELRESIELPLMNPELFLRVGIKPPKGVLLYGPPGTGKTLLARAIASNIDANFLKVVSSAIIDKYIGESARLIREMFGYARDHQPCIIFMDEIDAIGGRRFSEGTSADREIQRTLMELLNQLDGFDQLGKVKMIMATNRPDVLDPALLRPGRLDRKIEIPLPNEQSRMEILKIHAAGIAKHGEIDYEAVVKLAEGFNGADLRNVCTEAGMSAIRAERDYVIHEDFMKAVRKLNEAKKLESTAHYSTDFGKE
- the LOC141683635 gene encoding BEL1-like homeodomain protein 7, which codes for MAAYYPASSNERDYVPANYSSEPTPGSFSGAPVLPGTMMYVSYSSSSGPYADTLVGNSQQNTGISIPPVGVSDSTVLHHEFLSNLGGARTGEHNFTAWRDGRNEMMLMQSMEGDTSTLHGVQNVQGQGLSLSLSPQIPSGIQASSLQYRSHNPVASSFLSPNTSVSGENLTFRDDETSQSKQSRNTENMKPDFQGGGSDIMKGDVSPYMMSNIARNIPNSKYLKAAQQLLDEVVNVRQTLKKHDSKKDSERVPKEVDGVSNNGASVPSSSNAQDSISNPSELSSSEKQELQNKMTKLLSMLDEVDRRYRQYFHQMQIVVSSFDVIAGCGAAKPYTALALQTISCHFRCLRDTINGQIRVTQKSLGEHDGSANSKGVGISRLRFVDQQLRQQRALQHLGMMQQHTWRPQRGLPESSVTVLRAWLFEHFLHPYPKDSDKIMLARQTGLTRSQVSNWFINARVRLWKPMVEEMYKEEAGDAEMDSNSSSDVVTKATNRDLKISEDRGEDVQNSSTSTATMECSTGQFSVSNANHVPDVEMVGPSTESVFNILSCRENESHYNAEISREDQRPSVNEYNIVPGTIVQPNERFMATYSIPELERFENRSGISLTLGLHHCEDGSSVPMSVGTHHNFVSMRRDDVYNPTATQVGTETVDFDCMDSGNREHRFGSSHLLHDFVA